A window from Pararge aegeria chromosome 6, ilParAegt1.1, whole genome shotgun sequence encodes these proteins:
- the LOC120624326 gene encoding UDP-glucosyltransferase 2-like, giving the protein MGGGRHSMLIAREPVAPVTQLGSALGVKLSGELTSLRDTERAGAEGSLQTVTYVSPYPKDTRPNLKYVDVSSVLDQIEDEKESDLPEDIYSPRYLTLMGTSFAQQVLRHSSMRELMVNSSIEFDAVLVEWFYTGLFAPLAALFECPLIWYAPTGISSQSLSLVGHTPKLDDPSNSLAHRIHHMWFQIYFSVWNYLHISKIEIPAYEDYYGSAFKTRFRFLPTYEFAAANGSLLLLNSHPLLGAVVPLPGNVKFIGGHHIAEDVSPLPKDLKKVLDSSAGGVIYVNMESNLISMDIQDQITRELKEVFSDLEQTVIWKYGDILVNLPHNVYTLKNPPQHSILSHVNTIAFINHGDMNSILDATHFGVPMITLPLLKDQADNVNIVVKRGCGVKMINKDLISEVKKSVEAVLNNNSYQINAKQLSSIFHHRLAPQQTEFIYLVEAVIRTNGAAHLRSSIPETPIIERYNVDIMSLILMIFWFLTKVAKVVKVHTSREDHEKED; this is encoded by the exons gtgacGTATGTGTCTCCATATCCGAAAGACACGAGACCAAATTTGAAGTACGTTGACGTTAGTTCAGTTTTGGACCAAATCGAAG ATGAAAAAGAATCAGATTTACCAGAAGACATATATTCTCCACGTTACCTAACACTTATGGGCACGAGCTTCGCCCAACAAGTCCTCAGACATTCAAGTATGCGGGAGTTAATGGTGAATAGCTCTATAGAATTTGATGCTGTGTTGGTTGAATGGTTTTATACAGGCTTATTCGCTCC tttggctGCGCTATTCGAATGTCCTTTGATCTGGTATGCTCCTACTGGCATCTCTTCGCAAAGCCTGAGTCTTGTAGGCCATACTCCTAAACTTGATGATCCTTCAAACTCGCTAGCGCACAGGATTCATCACATGTGGTTCCAGATCTACTTTTCTGTTTGGAATTA ccttCACATAAGTAAAATAGAAATACCAGCTTACGAGGACTATTATGGAAGTGCCTTTAAAACACGCTTCAGATTTTTGCCTACTTATGAGTTTGCGGCGGCCAATGGTTCCTTACTACTCCTTAACTCTCATCCGCTGCTTGGAGCAGTGGTACCTTTACCAGGCaatgttaaatttattggaGGACATCATATTGCTGAAGACGTGTCACCACTACCTAAG GATCTAAAAAAGGTATTAGACAGCTCAGCAGGTGGTGTAATCTATGTGAACATGGAATCAAACTTAATAAGCATGGACATTCAGGATCAAATAACACGTGAGCTTAAAGAAGTATTTAGTGATCTGGAACAAACTGTGATTTGGAAGTACGGTGACATCTTGGTGAACTTGCCTCATAACGTCTATACTTTAAAGAATCCTCCGCAACACAGCATATTAA GTCACGTCAACACCATTGCTTTCATCAACCACGGGGACATGAATTCAATATTAGATGCAACACATTTTGGGGTTCCTATGATAACGCTTCCATTGCTGAAAGATCAAGCAGATAATGTGAATATAGTGGTCAAAAGAGGTTGTGGTGTTAAAATGATCAACAAAGACTTAATATCGGAAGTTAAGAAGTCTGTCGAAGCAGTTTTGAACAATAACag ttACCAAATCAATGCCAAGCAGCTTAGTTCCATATTTCACCATCGTTTGGCGCCACAACAAACggagtttatatatttagttgAAGCAGTGATCAGAACCAATGGCGCCGCCCATCTCCGCTCGTCTATCCCCGAGACTCCTATCATAGAGAGATATAACGTGGACATAATGTCGTTGATACTTATGATCTTCTGGTTTCTTACAAAGGTTGCCAAGGTTGTTAAAGTGCATACTAGTCGTGAAGATCATGAGAAagaagattag